In one window of Ruminococcus hominis DNA:
- a CDS encoding glycoside hydrolase family 1 protein, whose protein sequence is MTHFPKEFLLGASTAAHQVEGNNTNSDCWAMEHMEHTSYVEPSLDAVDHYNRYEEDIKLMAEAGLNAYRFSLEWARIEPEEGVFSKEAVEHYRSVIRCCRKYGVEPVVTLHHFSSPIWLISKGGWEAETTIDDFARYTRYVIEKLGDEINYICTINEANMGLQITAIAERYKRQMMAQMAKAQETAGKDDADGTVQVGINLQKMMEEQKEAAEENKKVFGVEKVANFTSVRSVESDILVMKAHQAAKEVIRELAPQIQVGLTLSLHDMQAVQAGGEPFAEEEWENEFTHYLPYIQNDDFLGVQNYTRSLFGPEGGMPSPEGAELTQMNYEVYPEALEHVIRKVAENFKGTLLVTENGIATDDDSRRVAFIEKALEGVQNCIQDGIPVKGYFHWSLLDNFEWQKGYSMTFGLIAVDRSTQTRIPKKSLTYLGSFR, encoded by the coding sequence TATGGAACATACAAGTTATGTAGAGCCTTCTCTGGATGCAGTGGATCATTACAATCGTTACGAAGAAGATATTAAATTAATGGCAGAGGCGGGATTGAATGCTTATCGTTTCTCACTGGAATGGGCGAGGATTGAGCCGGAAGAAGGTGTTTTCAGCAAAGAGGCAGTTGAACATTACCGCAGCGTAATCAGATGTTGTAGAAAATATGGGGTAGAGCCGGTTGTTACATTGCATCATTTTTCAAGCCCGATATGGCTGATTAGTAAAGGTGGCTGGGAAGCAGAAACTACAATTGATGATTTTGCACGTTATACACGCTATGTGATTGAAAAACTGGGAGATGAGATTAATTATATTTGCACAATCAACGAAGCAAATATGGGACTGCAGATTACAGCAATTGCCGAACGCTATAAACGCCAGATGATGGCACAGATGGCAAAAGCGCAGGAAACTGCCGGCAAAGATGATGCAGATGGTACAGTTCAGGTTGGTATTAATTTACAGAAAATGATGGAGGAGCAGAAGGAAGCAGCAGAAGAAAATAAAAAAGTATTTGGCGTAGAAAAAGTTGCCAATTTTACTTCAGTGCGTTCTGTGGAGAGTGATATTCTTGTCATGAAAGCACATCAGGCTGCAAAAGAAGTAATTAGAGAACTGGCACCGCAGATTCAGGTGGGACTTACTTTAAGTCTTCATGATATGCAGGCTGTCCAGGCAGGAGGAGAGCCTTTTGCTGAAGAAGAATGGGAAAATGAATTCACACATTATCTTCCATATATTCAGAATGATGATTTTCTTGGAGTACAGAATTATACCCGTTCTTTATTTGGACCGGAAGGTGGAATGCCTTCTCCGGAAGGAGCTGAACTTACCCAGATGAACTATGAAGTTTATCCGGAAGCACTTGAACATGTAATCCGCAAGGTTGCAGAGAATTTTAAAGGAACGCTGCTTGTGACAGAGAATGGAATTGCGACAGATGATGACAGCAGACGAGTTGCGTTTATCGAAAAAGCACTTGAGGGTGTTCAAAACTGTATTCAGGATGGCATTCCGGTAAAAGGGTACTTCCATTGGAGTTTGCTGGATAATTTTGAGTGGCAGAAAGGATATTCTATGACATTTGGTCTTATTGCAGTGGACCGTTCTACACAGACAAGAATACCGAAAAAGAGTCTTACATATCTTGGATCTTTCAGGTAG
- a CDS encoding MFS transporter: MAKTKKRTQSEIDGVQYRRAKLWQILLYACNGLVGMGIYQLIGMASYAASVGFGIATVAVGVILTSTRILDAITDPMLAFVYDRVNTKYGKIRILLISGFIIEAIALLAMYDWTAGKGFGVAVFVILYVFYVIGYTLANMTAQTIPPLLTNDPKQRPTVGVWTTIVNYMTPMILSIVLNAVLLPKFGGTYNLEFLAAACKLCLVIAGIGVILVCIAVSEYDKPENFVGLQEKKEPLKVKDMIEVLKDNRPLQCYIVSAASDKLAQQTATQAVITTMLYGIIIGNMGLSSILTVIGMVPSIIFAAVGAKYAGKVGSQRTIVTWTKISVGVSVVMFLFFVAIDPSKIAQMGAMTIVYVLLTFCKNGAMMCVSTANTSFMSDIIDYELDRSGRYIPAVVTGVYSFLDKIISSVSALIAAGAVAVIGYTETMPQPGETCTPQILWLTMFITFGLPILGWICTLIAMKFCKLGKEEMIAVQKRIENKKNAAKTEGN; encoded by the coding sequence ATGGCGAAAACAAAAAAACGAACACAGAGTGAGATCGATGGCGTTCAGTATAGACGCGCAAAATTATGGCAGATTCTTTTGTATGCCTGCAATGGTCTGGTAGGAATGGGAATCTACCAGTTAATCGGTATGGCAAGCTATGCAGCAAGCGTTGGATTCGGAATTGCTACAGTAGCAGTCGGAGTAATACTGACAAGTACACGTATCCTGGATGCGATTACAGATCCGATGCTGGCATTTGTATATGACAGAGTAAATACGAAATACGGAAAAATCCGTATTCTGTTAATCAGTGGTTTTATTATTGAGGCAATTGCACTTCTGGCAATGTATGACTGGACAGCAGGAAAAGGATTTGGAGTTGCAGTATTTGTCATTCTGTATGTATTTTATGTTATTGGTTACACATTGGCAAATATGACAGCACAGACAATCCCGCCGCTTCTTACAAACGATCCGAAGCAGCGCCCGACAGTAGGTGTATGGACAACAATTGTGAACTATATGACACCGATGATTTTAAGTATTGTATTAAATGCAGTTCTACTTCCAAAATTCGGTGGAACATATAATCTTGAATTTCTGGCAGCAGCATGTAAGCTTTGTCTTGTAATTGCAGGAATCGGAGTAATTCTTGTATGCATCGCAGTTTCAGAATATGACAAACCAGAAAATTTTGTTGGTCTTCAGGAAAAGAAAGAACCACTGAAAGTAAAAGATATGATTGAAGTATTGAAGGATAATCGTCCACTTCAGTGCTATATTGTATCCGCAGCTTCTGATAAGCTGGCACAGCAGACAGCAACACAGGCAGTTATCACAACAATGCTCTACGGTATTATAATTGGCAATATGGGACTTTCTTCTATTCTTACAGTAATAGGAATGGTTCCATCTATCATCTTTGCAGCAGTAGGCGCAAAGTATGCCGGAAAGGTTGGAAGCCAGAGAACAATCGTTACATGGACAAAAATCAGCGTTGGTGTATCTGTTGTGATGTTTCTGTTCTTTGTAGCAATCGACCCAAGTAAGATTGCACAGATGGGCGCCATGACGATTGTTTATGTTTTACTTACATTCTGTAAAAATGGCGCAATGATGTGTGTTTCAACAGCAAATACATCGTTTATGTCAGATATCATCGACTATGAGCTTGACCGCAGCGGTCGTTATATTCCAGCAGTTGTCACAGGTGTTTATAGTTTCCTGGACAAAATTATTTCTTCTGTCAGCGCATTGATTGCAGCGGGGGCAGTTGCTGTGATTGGTTATACGGAGACAATGCCACAGCCGGGAGAAACCTGCACACCGCAGATTTTATGGCTGACAATGTTCATTACATTTGGACTTCCAATCTTAGGATGGATTTGTACACTAATCGCTATGAAGTTCTGTAAGCTCGGCAAAGAAGAAATGATTGCTGTACAGAAGCGTATTGAAAATAAAAAGAATGCGGCAAAGACAGAAGGGAATTAG
- a CDS encoding helix-turn-helix domain-containing protein: protein METKDKISFFLELINCNYELHHWSFDLDFNLLETDWENALFSCDFFEFVNFKDLLFQHLSEKKYVPVVLETDASLMWIAGFQLENGNPVRIHIVGPVFCGQNDHLLLQKKLDSYELSVKLRIAILSIFEKIPTVPSNIVIQYAVMLHYCLNQQRIAMNEVVFLSNNPSGQEKVAVKSTSHAGIWANEQLFCQMLADGNLKYKEVLQKSYTLSHGVKANIGDALRSHKNNCLVLLTLCSRSCIYGGLSPDIAYDLNDYYAKKIECCKSMADTNRLCSEMLDDYVSRVQEMKNNPSVSNLMRNACEYIKNHLTEEISIADLANNTGYTEYYFSHKFKKEIGNSVKEYVQKNKIERAKSLLSSTEKTIQGISDELAFSTRSYFYTCFQKMTGMSPTEYRKIYRK, encoded by the coding sequence ATGGAGACAAAGGATAAGATTTCTTTTTTTCTGGAATTGATTAATTGCAATTATGAACTGCATCATTGGAGCTTTGATCTGGATTTTAATCTGTTGGAAACAGATTGGGAGAATGCTTTGTTTTCCTGCGATTTCTTTGAGTTTGTGAATTTTAAAGACTTGCTCTTCCAACATTTGTCTGAAAAAAAATATGTTCCAGTTGTGCTGGAAACAGATGCCAGTCTTATGTGGATTGCCGGGTTTCAACTGGAAAATGGAAATCCGGTCAGAATCCACATAGTCGGTCCGGTTTTTTGTGGACAGAATGATCATCTGCTTCTCCAGAAAAAACTGGATTCTTATGAATTGTCTGTAAAACTGCGTATTGCAATACTGTCAATTTTTGAAAAAATTCCGACAGTCCCTTCTAATATTGTGATACAGTATGCAGTAATGCTTCATTATTGTCTGAATCAACAGAGGATTGCAATGAATGAGGTCGTTTTTTTGTCAAACAATCCATCCGGACAAGAGAAAGTTGCTGTAAAAAGTACTTCTCATGCCGGAATATGGGCGAATGAACAGCTTTTCTGCCAGATGCTGGCAGATGGAAATCTGAAGTACAAAGAAGTGCTTCAAAAATCATATACCTTAAGCCATGGTGTAAAGGCGAATATTGGAGATGCACTCCGCAGCCACAAGAATAATTGTCTTGTTTTACTAACTTTATGTTCCAGATCATGTATTTATGGAGGGTTGTCTCCAGATATTGCGTATGATCTGAATGACTATTATGCCAAGAAAATTGAGTGCTGCAAATCAATGGCAGATACGAACAGATTATGTTCAGAGATGTTGGATGATTATGTTAGTCGTGTACAGGAAATGAAGAATAATCCGTCTGTTTCTAATTTGATGAGAAATGCATGTGAATATATAAAGAATCATCTGACAGAAGAAATTTCGATTGCAGATCTCGCAAATAATACAGGATATACAGAATATTATTTTTCACATAAGTTTAAAAAAGAAATTGGCAATAGTGTGAAGGAATATGTTCAGAAGAATAAGATTGAGAGGGCAAAAAGCCTTCTGTCCAGTACAGAAAAGACGATTCAGGGAATCAGTGATGAACTTGCATTTAGTACGAGAAGCTATTTCTATACCTGTTTCCAGAAAATGACAGGAATGTCTCCAACAGAATATCGGAAAATATACCGCAAATGA